From the Lathyrus oleraceus cultivar Zhongwan6 chromosome 4, CAAS_Psat_ZW6_1.0, whole genome shotgun sequence genome, one window contains:
- the LOC127135804 gene encoding secreted RxLR effector protein 161-like, translating into MDETIFIYKRKYANSILKKFGMENASHKRTPAPTHLKLTKDEKGVSVNQSLYRSMIDSLLYFKVSRPDITFVVGVCGRYQSEPKMSHITQVKRILKYINGTSDYGILYSHNAISLLIGYCDADWESIDDDRKSTSEGCFFLVNNFISWFSKKQSNVSLSTTEAEYIPAGSSYSQLIWMKQMLEEYNVQKYVMTL; encoded by the coding sequence ATGGATGAAACTATCTTTATTTATAAAAGGAAGTATGCTAATAGTATATTaaagaagtttggcatggaaaatgctagtcataaaaggacacctgcaCCGACCCACTTGAAATTGACTAAAGATGAAAAAGGTGTAAGTGTGAATCAAAGTTTGTACAGGAGTATGATTGATAGTTTGTTGTATTTTAAAGTTAGCAGACCTGACATTACATTTGTTGTGGGAGTATGTGGAAGGTATCAATCTGAACCCAAAATGAGTCATATTActcaagtgaaaaggatcctgaagtACATTAATGGAACTAGTGACTATGGAATATTATATTCTCATAATGCAATTTCCTTGCTTATAGGATACTGTGATGCAGATTGGGAAAGCATTGATGATGACAGAAAGAGCACTTCTgaaggatgtttcttcttggTAAATAATTTtatatcttggttcagcaagaagcaaaGTAATGTGTCTTTATCTACGACTGAGGCTGAATATATTCCAGCAGGAAGCAGTTATTCTCAACtaatttggatgaaacaaatgttagAGGAATACAATGTCCAGAAATATGTCATGACATTATAA